Part of the Zea mays cultivar B73 chromosome 4, Zm-B73-REFERENCE-NAM-5.0, whole genome shotgun sequence genome is shown below.
ATAATAGAATAAGTAAATCTCTGGTTCCCCCATTCCGATTTGCTACTTTATTTATCTAGTCCTTAGTTGCATTCTTACACAATTGCTCTTGATTACAGGTTCTAGCAGAATTCTGGTGGTGTCCCATCAATTGCGCACCATTTCTGTTTTGGTAGAGCTGCCATCCAACAATCACACGGTGCTGTGCATAGAAGTGAGACGTCATAATGTCGATTTTTTCCCCAGAGATGTGTCATCAAAATATTTCAATCCTTTTTGTAGCATATTGGAGTGGGGAAAGTCTTTTGTACTGGATGGTCAATGTTGCAGACAACGAATCGTGCTTTCAGCTTTGGCGTTTACCCTTGTATTCAAACATGAAATTGTCTTCAGAAATATTATCATATTGTCACTGTTGAGCGGTTTTGATGTATACTTGCTTGTTGAAGATGGCAACATCTGGAATTCGTGTTGTTATATTTTATCATAAATGCTTCTAGATACGAATGTGCCATGGATATAATTCGTTTGAACGTGCCTTCTGGCCAGGCTTGCCACCAAATGTCAACCTTCATACGGAGGTACCTGTTTAATCGGTGGATCCAATAAGCACACCTGCATAAACAATTTTGCAACTTTCATTGCTTGTGCAGGAGACTTAGTCATGTTCCAAATTGCCTCAAGACTCAGTCATGTAGCACAAGGTCTGCCGACCGCCGGCAATCGGCAATGTAAAATTGCCAGGTATGTTCAGTAAGGAAGTGTTTGAATGCATTAGAGTTAATAATTAgttgctaaaattagttgagacatctAAACATCCTaactaatagttcagctattagctattgttggtaaattagttaataattaggtagttatttgttagctagctaatttcacttacaatttttagccaactaactattagttatcTGGCATGCAGCAAAGCAATAAAAACAACAGCATATTTCAGAATAAAAGCCATAGCTGTTGCTCCGACTATTTATTTCAATACGCTGAAAACAGGCAGGAATTCGCTGCGTACAACTATGAAACACGTCCACCTGGAACAACAATGACAAATTGTCGTGGGTGGTCTTCATTGAAGAACTAACACATTTTCAGAATAAATAAAAGGTGCAGTGACAGCCATGAATCTACAACAAAAACAAACTAAGCAATGAACAAGGTATGAACCTCAAATGGAGCCATGGAGGGTCTCCTTCAAACCTGTACATGTGTTGGCTATCTAGGATCTTTCCCCACAAATCTTACACTTACAACATCACTGACAATCACCTTACAGCTGAAATGGACACCGTAGTTTGCAACTGTATTGTCGTCATAGGCGCATGTAACCTTCCTTGTGACCTTTGAAGAGTTTCAGATGTCTTCTGTTCTGAGAGTTGCTCCGGGTCAGCTCACGGCGGGTTCTCCATGACGTCACATGAGAATATAATGAAGGAAACAAGAAACACAGCAACAGAAGTAACAAGATTGCAACACATATTAGCATGACATTCATGAAGCCATCCCGGTTTTTAGGGTTCTTGTTCTGCCCTGTCCACGGCACACCACCGACGTTCATCCCGAAAACTGGCAAGTTTTGCAACGTAAATAAATCAGGTAAAATGAGAGACCTGGAAAAGAAACGAAATTGATCCAGGAAAGTACACGAGCGAGCACCAGGACACTGAACTTACCTCCAGTGACAATGGAAAGAGGCAGGAATATTATGGAGAGAAATGAAAGGTAGTACAAGCTTTTGTTTATCTGCTCCGATTGCCAACTGTCCAGACTAGCCTGAAGTGTGGTGATTCTATTTGTAATGAACCCTAGGTTTTCTTTGAGCCTTCTGAGACGACCTATCAGATCTTCAAGGGCTGCTATATCTCCTGTTGCGAACCAACTCTTGCTCGCACATTTTTCCTTCACGCGGGGGAATACTTGTTCACAGTGAGAAACAACCTACACAAACAAAAACAGTagaatcgagcctgtgacttctGTTCCATCTCGATAGATTAACTGAAATCAAGTACCTGCACTTTTAGAACCTGAAAGCCAAACTATGAGCAACACAGCATGCCAATAAACCTCAATGTCACATCAACAGTCACTTCATGCAAGTTGCCATTTTGGCTAAATCAGTGCAAATTATAAAATAGCATTCCAGGTTCCCAATGTATTTCCCAGAAACTTGAGAGAGAACTCATACCTGAAGCAACCGCTGTAGATCCAGATGCATTTTTGGGAATCTCCTGCCATCCAGCAAAAGCTTCCTCAAAAAGTGACCACCTGCGACAATCACAATCCACAGATCAATAAAAAAAGCAGGGTCCCTGAAGATAAAAAGGCTAGAATGCTAAATAATGTGTTGGTACTCCTCTAGATTTGCACAATGCTTATAAACCTTTGCTTAAGCTGTTAAGCACACATCATTTGACTAGGCATAAGTCGCATAGCTTTGATGCAAATTTTAGATTGGTTGGAACTTAAGATTCATAGCATTTCAGGAATACAGGTAACGGAGACAGAGTCATCCCTCGAAGGTACATTCAGCACCTGCAACCTGCATTCAACCATTTAGAAACGTGTGGACAAAGGCATCCATCCCACAAAGCATACCAACCCCAACCCCTCCTAACAAATATTGAATCCATTTTTTGGAGAAAACCTCGTATGCAATCATCAGTCAAATTATCTAACACCATGGATTAGGACCCCAGGAATCCATTGATCTAATTCTAGCTTATTGATCTGAGTTCATGCAGCAAGAGATCAGCATTTTGGCCGTCACCAACTAACAATAGAAGTGTAGGTTACCAGCAAGCGAATACTTTTATCCAGATGAGGAATGAATGGGAGCTTAACGCGATGATTGCCCAGCAAGAAAGCGACCTCCGACCGCTTACCTTTGTCGAGCTGCAGCTCGACGGCGTCCAGGTCCATCTCGAGGCGCGTGACAATGTCGTGGACGTGGTCTACGTGCGTGCCGAGGACGTGCACGAGGAGGTTGGACACCGTCCGCGGCACCGGGTTGTCCGTGTGCGCGCCGTCCGCGTGGTTCATGGCCAGCAGCGACTCGAGCAGGCGCTCATCGATGATCACGCCGCCGTCGACGGCGCGGCCCCCGCCATGGCCCTCGTCGGAGAGCGAGGCGGCGACGCCGAGCGGAACCTCCGAGAGGAGCGACGCCTGCCTGGTCCCGAACGCGAGGCGCGGGACCCCGCCGACGGACACGGTGACGACGGAGCTCTCGGTGACGCGCGCGGCGAGGCGGAGCGCGTACGCGCTGCCGACGGGGCCCGGCGCGCTGACGCGGAGCAGGAGCGCGCCGTCGCCCGAGGAGGCGCAGTGCGGGCCCGTGGCGACGAACGCGAGGATCTCCTGCAGCGTGAGCGGCGGGCAGAGGAGCTCGATGAGCGCCTGCGCGTGGTGGAGCGGCTTGGCCGCCGCGGCGCCCGCGGAGCGCGGGAGCTCCACGTGGTGCCACGTGAACTCCCCGGTCCGCGACGAACCGGACACCGCAAGGCCCCAGGGTGCCTCGGAGAAGCCGCCCTCGCCGTCGAACACGAACGCATGGCGCGGCACCGCGCCGGACGGGAGCGGCTTCCCGACCgcgggggacggggacgggggtgGAGGCCCCCGCCGCGGCCGCAGGTGGTTGCAGCCAGAGCCGAAGCCGGACGCCTCCGAGCGCGGACCGGGCTCGCCCGCGCCGGCCGCGGCCGCCATTGGCATTGGAATTAGCGCCCGCGCAGCGCCACGTGAGGGCGTATTATTGACAAGCCGCAGGGACCTTGCAGTGAACTAGCAAAATATCTATGGACATTTATGCAAAACGATCTCGGTTAACACTATATTTATACACCAAATTAAAATCCCGTAACCTACAttaaatccaccaaacaaattaCGCTTAAATTTAACACGCTATTAAACTAATAGTTCATATCACTCGATAACCACATCATACTTACCCAAATCtaataaataatattatttaATTATCTATCATCTCTCTCCCTCCCCATGACCTTACTGCTTCTAGCCTCCCCTCCCACCTCCCCGCATCCTCTCACTCACATCGCCGCCAACTCCTTCCCTCGAGCCGCCACCGTCATCATCGATCTCTCCCTTCCGCGGTATCATAATGTTAGCATGGGATCTATGCTAGTAATACAAATACTAGAGTTTTCAGTTTTTTTATAGAAATAATCATATCATAGCAGTAATAGTAATTCCATTTTATTAGTGAAAACCCACTACTACATGCATATGTTATGAGTAGGACTATTTTTCTAGGGAAATGCTTCACCTACGATCCACTCGTACAATTGAACTATTGTTGTTGCCTCTTGTTCTGAACTAATAAATCATGAACCATTAGATGATTCTAGTCTGTCTATCGGTCTAACACTAGAACCGTACGTGTAGGAGCACCCATTTTACAAAAATACACTAGTACAATGCCCGTTGCAACGACACACGACCAATTTGATACCAAAAAATATATCAAAGTGAATATATGCTCCCTATATCAGATATTAATCAGATAAGGACAAATATTACCCTTTATTTTAGCCAAAAGGCTGAGAAAAAATATGAGTTAAAAAGAAGCCCGATCCCTCTTTTTATAGCTCGCTCGGTCGTTCATTCTCCTTAAGTTAGCGAGATGGTAATATGTGCGAGCGTTGCGTTGTGTATGGCTTCCTGTCGTGTTGGTTTTGGGTCGTTTCTCACGGTCTTTCTGTTGTGCAACGGCTCATTATTGACTATGTATAGCAATAGACTCTAAATATCATGTACGCTATATATGGCGTCCGACAATGCTTGCAAGCGTCCAGCAACGAGCGCTATAGCTTTTGGTAAAATAGCGGAGGCAGCCAACATCCTCTAAGTGTGGCGGTTCTTCTTCGTACTCTAACGGCTGCGTTGTCATCGTTGTTGTGCTCTCTGTCCACGGGGCAGCGGGGCATCGTTGTGTTGACCTCGCGCCAGTTCTGGACTGCGATCGAAGCATGCTGCAGATAACATGCTGACGGGAGCTCAGGGAGTAATTAAGCCCCTTTTGGCAGAGCTCCGGCTTCTTTAAAAACGGCTCTGGCTCCTTGGCTTCTCTAAAGGAGCCAGAGCCATTTTACATTTCGTTTGGCAAAATAGCTTTTCTGGTGTTTTATTGGAGGAGACTATGACAGTTGCGGTAATTTTATCAAGGATTTGATAGGAGGAGCCGCTATAAGCTAAATTTTTTATGTTCTGGCTCCTAATAATAAAATAGTTCTAACTTTTGAAAGGCTCTCGATGAAAAGTTGTTTTTATGTGGCCGTTTGGTAGAGCTTTACGATGAGTCCAAGCTAAAGCCCCCAAAGAGCTGTGCCAAATGGGCAATAACTATAAGAACGTTTTCATGTGCTCCTCCGAAGTCCCGTTCTTTTGTTTTTAGTTCTTTTGTTTTTAGTAACTATATATAACTATTTTCTACGAACAAATGCATATTTTTTTTAACAAATACTACGGTTTGTATAAATTACGCTAATATAATTAAGTGAACGGTTTTCTACTAACGAATGCATATTTTAATAAACAAACAGTACGGTTTGTATAAAATCCGGTAATATAATTAATGATAAATATAGAGGATAAGATATAGAGGACACTGTTAGAGTGAATAAAGATATAGATGACGAAATTTTCTAGAGGGTGCTGTAAATAATGAAGATTTTTTTATGAATTAAATTTAGAAGACGTTGCTAGAGACAACTTTAGGCGAGAAGTAGAGAGAGGAACACAGACCTACGTATTTCGCACGTGCCGCTCGAAACTGATGCTTTGAAAGAGTAGAGATGTGCAGTTAGGGTTAGTGTCGGTGATTACTGATAAATATTTTATGCAAGATGGTTTGATTAATGTGAGGGGAAGAGGATGAGGGTGGGTGTGGGTGATCTTTGTATGGGGTTGACTGAAACTGAGAATCTCTCTGGTGCTCCGTGCTTGGAGGGCTGGAGGTGGATCACATGCGTGCAGTATTTTTTTTTATACTCCGGTTTGGTTTAGGTCATACGCATGCATGTGAGCCTAGTCAGCTTTTAATATGAAAAAAAACTAAATTACTAAGGTCCAGCCATGCGCCCGCGAACGAGGCCCAGCCCGTTACGAAAGCTGTTGTGGTGCTCTCGTGGACGAGAATCGCTAccacagcccagcccagcccaccgTGGAACCCCGGCCGGCGTGTTCCGCGGCCACGCTCGAGCTGTCTCCGATCCGACGACTGGTAGGTGAGAGAGACAGAAGCAGTCAGTCAGGTCGCCGTCGCCCAGGCCGCGGAGGTGAGGTGATCGATCGAAGTCGGGTGAGACAGTACAGAAGCATGGATTTTTGCATGAACTTGCAGTCTAGTTGCCGCCCACATCCCCATCAGGCATCGCTGAAAGGTGCCTGTTTCTGTTTTCCTTTCGTTCTTTCTTTTGCCTTCTGGGATAACCACGTCGAGATCAGCAGCACTTTTCAGTTCAGCGCACTGTGAAAAAAAAAACTGAAAACGACCAGCGCAGTTTCTGCATAAACTGCCTAGAGAGTTTAGGCTGCAGAATCTTATCATGGGCAGCACTATCCTTTCTCTCGGTTTTTTTTTTTCAGCCGGAGAATCCGAATTTGCAGATAAAGCGCTAGAGTGCAGAGTCGACTCAGCGTGTCTGACCTTGGCAGGGCAAGAATACAATTCCAGGGGCACAAAGGCGCACACGGGTGGCTATAGCATGTAATGTATTTACAATTTTCAGATCTTTTGCTGCTCAACAGCTACTGCTACTCtgcctcttttctttttttccttatATGAAAAacatcaagcgcttcaaaacaCACTTGATTTTACATTAGCTGTCGTCGTTGTCGATGATGACGAGATTAGCCGGAATGAAGTGAGTTGTTGGTCATCTTTTCCACGAGGTGACACCAACGGCAACACTGCTCACCTGCAGGAGGCATATCAGGATTTCAGAACAGTCAAGTCTGATGACTGATTATTGTTCATAGCTTTCACTTGGTGACTTGAAAACGATCGAGCGAATTATGGCCGTGGCGTCTGAGAGATAGATATATAGTCTCACCAGTTTGCCCTTTTCATCCAGCGTCTTAGGATTCTCCACCAGAACCATCGTCTGCTGCGGCCGAGCATCCTGCAAGTAGGAGGGAGCATGGAAGTTGAGCGAATGAAGAATAAGCCTGTTTCAATTCGTCATCGACGATGAGAAGACAGGTTCGTCAGCTGTGCGTGCACATACCATACGTACCCTGGTTGGAACTGGATTGACGTTGCGGCATGTCGGGCACCCGACTGTCGTCGCTCCCGGCGGGTATGCCAGGGTTGTCCGGCATTGCCCGCACGACAGGTGCCCCATCTGGTTTCCTGCTTCGGTTTAGGGTCAGTAATAATCTTTCGTCAGTTGGCAGCGCTGTAGCAGAGAGACTAACAGGGAGCTGGGCATGCATGAGGTTTCACCTGATCTTGTCGAGCCGAGCCTGCCGCAGTGAGGGCACCGTACGTTAGTTGCGCTGCGGGAGTGCACCAGCATGGTGAAGCAGCCGCCACACACGAGCTCAGACATCGCCGGCCCAAGCATGCAAGCTAATTAATACGCACACGAAAATTGGAGAAAGAAAGGGATCCTGTTTATTCGTTTAAATTGCTGCTGCTGGCAAACCTAAACCCAATCAAATGCATGCAAGCTATATGCACACCAAGAAAAATGAGGGCTTTGCCAAGGGCAAGAACCCCAATGCAAGCTAGAGCTGGCTGTGGTGTGCAACAAGAGCTAGCAAGCAAACGAGAGAGAGGGACGGTGGAGATTGGAGAAGCAGCtggatggagagagagagaggtgccgGGGTCTTGGTTTCTGGAGCTCCACGGTGGCAGGAGATGGGGGGCGGGGATTTAAGGGCGGGCGGGAGATTCGGGGCGGAATGGGATTGAGATAGATGAGTATTATTCGCTGGCCTCTGGCCATGGAGCGAGGAATCTATATATCCCGGAAAAGAAACCGACGTCGGCGCCGGGGGAGATGATGCTGAGTCATGAGTGGATGGATTTGGCGATGCGTCGGACGGATCGGAATGGATGGATGCCTTTTCGGATATGGACGGCTGGTGGACGCCTCTCTTCTCCGACGAcctctcctccacctcctcctccttcCATGCATGGAATATAATCTCCCCGGCCCCATGTTGGCGCCAATAATTCCGCTTGCCCAATCGTCCGGGCTGGCTTCTTTTCGTTTCAAATACAAAtctacacacacacatatatttgTCGCGCAGTATTTTTCTAACATGGGGATCGATCAAACATTTAGAGTCAAGGTAGAGAGCTCTCTAAACACACCACTTAGTATAAGAAAGAGAGAGAGTAAGGAGAAGCTTGGTGAGGAGTAGTAGGGGCTATCAACATGTCAACATCCTCTCTCTCTTGTGTACCTCAACGAACACAACTCAACTCTTGTTTGAGTGACATCTAGGATCTTCTATGATAACTAAAATCCTTTGGAGTAACTAATAAGCGTTGATTCATATATCATTGTTGTTTATAGATTCATCGGTCTTTATAGGATGCTCTAGTCCGATCTAGATTAGAGTAGCACACTAGTACACAgaggctctatagtggcggttctagagctgtttgcactggcgtttttcagtgccgccaatgctaggggccagtggaaatcgccatttccactggcggttattctagAACCGTCTGTGAAAAtatcatttccactggcggttttcttaagaaaacgccggtgaaaatagcattttcactggcggttttattaagaaaaccgtcagtggaaattgtattttcactggcggttttttatttagccgccagtgaaagttttcccgcctttttttaaattttcaatcagtactgaaatttatatatatttacacacacaaacatatatatatatatatatatatatatattgatattgatattgataaacatgtagtattgatattaaaagcaacatggaattaaattctatcatacatttatatacatcaaagtcttgtttacaaccatgtatgcatcacacattatatacatcaaagttttcacgaaagctctaataactatctcggctaagagatagtctactaatttctgttagtattctaaactctggcaaagctaatgttccggaagcatcgtgatatttcccttctgcgggaatgacctctttcaatatgaatgtgcacaggtcctcaactatgccatataatgcaccttcagtcaagttctccgggcttccttgttgaaattgctgtaaaggaagtttataaacatcatctatttatactcaataataacacatttgcatctttaatgacataaatacatacgtgactattactaataataccttgccagggttcgtgatgtatcgtccgttcattctcatgaactcgcacacgtagaacccacataggaccgatccgggtggttgcttgtggcactacataacaggagattggttatttagttgcaacattgtcctatgtacgtacatgtatgatatgtattcataaattcacatacttaccggccagttataatggatgtctagtggcacgccttttttggatgtgtcgtactttccaccttgtagcttataaaacctaaatgccctgtgatcttaaatagaatcaccatgttattctacaattctcatcgatataagtatgcatgcatagaaaaggcttgcatctctaagatgctgaggaattttgaataggccgaaggctcggtgtgcaaggagtcgagcaccagcacctttccaaccttaggataaatgaagaagcatatccagtggtccctgtacgaatcaaacttgtgatacatgtgtattgaaattattaattttatttatgcaaaatcacacttacttaaagttgtacgcggCCACTATgtattccctgtcttgaaattgaagcatcgcgtgtcctatgtaggtggcgtatcttgcttcaaaatccttcttcagatcctggatacacacctcaatttcttcgtccgttagtccctgtaatgcttcgttgttttttccgattctaaaagtgtggttaccctcgcatatctttattgggttgagatacccaacccttttactggcattagcattgggattggtaccataaaggatctcctgctgatcatgctgcattctgcaacgcacacgtgcatgtcagatattgaaaatttatacaactcactaataataacacatatatatatatgagtgacacttacaatgcaaatatggttacaagttgtgcgtcgagtctctgaaggttcatcattaaccacatgtcctcgaatgcaacaaaggctttttgatttgaaccaataaaagcatgggctggtatattgacactaatggtgtcgatgccaactgaagatgcccgcatgtaccaatcatgcaaccttttaatattagccaGGACCTTCattagtttctcaaaagtgagtagtggtctgctcgacacatattttttaggcacgtttttataatctgccttagttggcttctttatctttgcggccattgcctcagcctttttgcggactcctcgagatcggccaaatcaacagtgtatgacgtgaggctccgtccaatccctttcaaaaaatgagctgtgccagcagtggatttactcttctttttcttctcgaacggggacactaattttggtatagaaactttagatttctttgatggtcgtggatcccttgatggctgtggagaaggtggatccctgaagggcgatgtatgtggcggagacggtgggccaccatgaggatgaggagaaggagggtcagaaagaggatgaggagcagcatgtgaagtttgaggaggtgatgatggatgtacaataggaacatcaatttgagaaggcggagacggttgggcctgcgacgacggctgtcgtggtggatcaaccaattcgacatcccttcgaggccaaaggataaaattcttatagcttgtccaagtgtctcgataccttcgggcccagggatgtctagcatgtcgtcctcggatccttgAATGAttgtcgtcacttctaccctgcaatattcttctggaatgtcgtttccatggaacttgtgtcctgggatcgcaaggcctgtggctactttctttgtacgctgattgttaataccatatcttataactagtgtgcatgccacaggccttgtgatgtcatcaactggatagcggaccttatttcccgttgacgcgatagagcttgggatggtcgtaccctcggtggaagccagcgtttgagctgctggaattatttgcatctgtggagtggtcatctgttgaacagacatcgcactcgccatcgccaattgctgcatcaattctagaggaggattcgatagcatttcagacatcaggcctttgaactctttcttggcctcctccttaaaataattcgccatctcttccttgtattgatcacgtttcttgtacaaaCCTTCCCATtatggtccgaatccttccttccatccttccttagatgagattcctcgtacacgaccaggatgctcagggttaccgagaccagccgttagaatgtctctctccctgtgcctcatgtacactatcttcttagatgcagtaagggacacgtaagcagttccatcaacgCATATTGTacagccaacctttcccttaaactggcctgataatgtgaagagtgcagggtaatcgttgatcgtaacaaaaataattgctctcagcgtgaatgaatctttacgatactcatccaacatttgaacactcgttacccacaatattttcatatcctccattaagggctctaaaaatacatccatatcaactccaggttatgtaggtccagaaataaggatggttagcaaaatgtacttccgtttctgtatcaaccatggaggaaggttgtatatggtgaggatcactggccatgtgctatgcttgctgctcctttcagcaaatggattcattccatcagtactcagtgcgaacctaacatttcttggttcatcggcaaagtctcggtggttctcattgaaatcttgccactgcttcccatcggctggatgtcgaagcttcccatcgtttttgtgctcat
Proteins encoded:
- the LOC103653112 gene encoding protein LOL4 isoform X2; this translates as MLGPAMSELVCGGCFTMLVHSRSATNVRCPHCGRLGSTRSGNQMGHLSCGQCRTTLAYPPGATTVGCPTCRNVNPVPTRDARPQQTMVLVENPKTLDEKGKLVSSVAVGVTSWKR
- the LOC103653112 gene encoding protein LOL4 isoform X1, which codes for MLGPAMSELVCGGCFTMLVHSRSATNVRCPHCGRLGSTRSGNQMGHLSCGQCRTTLAYPPGATTVGCPTCRNVNPVPTRVRMDARPQQTMVLVENPKTLDEKGKLVSSVAVGVTSWKR
- the LOC103653111 gene encoding zinc transport protein ZntB, with the protein product MPMAAAAGAGEPGPRSEASGFGSGCNHLRPRRGPPPPSPSPAVGKPLPSGAVPRHAFVFDGEGGFSEAPWGLAVSGSSRTGEFTWHHVELPRSAGAAAAKPLHHAQALIELLCPPLTLQEILAFVATGPHCASSGDGALLLRVSAPGPVGSAYALRLAARVTESSVVTVSVGGVPRLAFGTRQASLLSEVPLGVAASLSDEGHGGGRAVDGGVIIDERLLESLLAMNHADGAHTDNPVPRTVSNLLVHVLGTHVDHVHDIVTRLEMDLDAVELQLDKGGHFLRKLLLDGRRFPKMHLDLQRLLQVVSHCEQVFPRVKEKCASKSWFATGDIAALEDLIGRLRRLKENLGFITNRITTLQASLDSWQSEQINKSLYYLSFLSIIFLPLSIVTGVFGMNVGGVPWTGQNKNPKNRDGFMNVMLICVAILLLLLLCFLFPSLYSHVTSWRTRRELTRSNSQNRRHLKLFKGHKEGYMRL